One genomic segment of Paraburkholderia hospita includes these proteins:
- a CDS encoding OmpA family protein, translated as MNDDIDGGVEPTTPIWAAFSDLMSVLLGAFVLILVGVIGVQLELSARLDDAVKQRQMEAQRRKTLEQALAGPLAAGRVTLVNGRIGISGNVLFALNSDQLQPQGRDLLKSLAGPLSAYLRSHDEILMVSGFADDQQVRSSNRRFADNWELSAQRALTVTRSFIDAGIPASSVFAAAFGSEQPVSSNADSEGRAKNRRVEIAAVPRPASSGGGNRE; from the coding sequence ATGAACGACGATATCGACGGCGGCGTCGAGCCGACGACGCCCATCTGGGCCGCCTTCAGCGATCTGATGTCGGTGCTGCTGGGCGCGTTCGTGCTGATTCTGGTCGGTGTGATCGGCGTGCAGCTGGAACTGTCGGCGCGGCTCGACGATGCCGTCAAGCAGCGGCAGATGGAAGCGCAGCGCCGCAAGACGCTGGAGCAGGCGCTGGCAGGACCGCTTGCGGCCGGGCGCGTGACGCTGGTCAACGGGCGCATCGGCATCAGCGGCAACGTGCTGTTCGCGCTGAACTCCGACCAGTTGCAGCCGCAGGGGCGCGATCTGCTGAAGAGCCTGGCCGGGCCGTTGTCCGCGTATCTCCGCTCGCACGACGAAATCCTGATGGTCAGCGGCTTTGCCGACGATCAGCAGGTGCGGTCAAGCAACCGGCGCTTCGCGGACAACTGGGAGCTGTCGGCGCAGCGCGCGCTGACGGTGACGCGCTCGTTCATCGATGCGGGCATTCCCGCGTCGTCGGTGTTCGCGGCGGCGTTCGGCTCCGAGCAGCCGGTTAGCTCGAACGCGGATAGCGAAGGGCGGGCGAAGAACCGTCGCGTGGAAATTGCGGCGGTGCCGAGGCCCGCGTCATCGGGCGGCGGAAACCGTGAGTAG
- a CDS encoding DUF2894 domain-containing protein, whose amino-acid sequence MSSDATARASDAQTTLDAWREQGDDRLDPLRFHFIDALARRAAAHDGEARRILDARLSSLLEAYAGDLASRASTAQAPESAAPPCKATRGPLAELVDYIASHPQAGDERVALNAAVRSELKALDYFRETWSKVSAEKQVRVSLEQVPGNAGPLNSSSLVHRSLSLMRELSPGYLQQFLAYVDALSWMEQITGGALPVKDAPRPASAKKGARGKSR is encoded by the coding sequence GTGAGTAGCGACGCAACCGCGCGCGCCAGCGACGCACAGACGACGCTCGACGCTTGGCGCGAGCAGGGCGACGACCGGCTCGATCCGCTGCGCTTTCATTTCATCGACGCGCTGGCGCGGCGGGCAGCCGCTCACGACGGCGAAGCGCGCCGCATTCTCGATGCGCGTCTATCTTCCTTGCTCGAAGCCTATGCTGGCGATCTCGCCAGCCGTGCGTCGACGGCACAAGCGCCTGAGAGCGCCGCTCCGCCGTGCAAGGCAACGCGCGGACCGCTCGCGGAACTGGTCGATTACATCGCGAGCCACCCGCAGGCAGGCGACGAGCGCGTCGCGCTCAACGCCGCCGTTCGCTCCGAATTGAAGGCGCTCGATTACTTCCGCGAAACCTGGTCCAAGGTCAGCGCCGAGAAACAGGTGCGTGTATCGCTCGAACAGGTGCCGGGCAATGCCGGGCCGCTCAATTCGAGCAGCCTCGTGCATCGGTCGCTGTCGCTGATGCGCGAGTTGTCGCCGGGGTATCTGCAGCAGTTCCTGGCCTACGTCGATGCGCTGTCGTGGATGGAGCAGATCACGGGCGGCGCGTTGCCCGTCAAGGATGCGCCACGCCCCGCGAGCGCGAAGAAGGGCGCGCGCGGCAAATCGCGCTAG
- the fusA gene encoding elongation factor G has product MDYPPEAIRTIALVGHAGCGKTSLIEALLKEGGAIHAAGSVDRGSTVCDFDPLERKYHHSLSSAIAHLHYQNTRIYLADTPGYPDFSGLSISALPAVETAAIVINARTGIEMTTRRMMAWAEARKLCRIIVVNGIDGDKVNLPGLLEEIQETFGKDCLPINLPAQGATAVVDCFFNPSGESDLLTVESAHNALVDQVIELDAKLMELYLEQGEAVQPEQLHEPFERALREGHLVPVCFTSSATGAGIRELLDVFVKLLPNPLEGNPPLFYRDVDGRRETVQAEPDPNKHVLAHVFKIVIDPYIGKMAVFRIHQGTVRRDGQLYIGDARQPFRVAHLMLLQGKDHEEVAQAGPGDICATAKVDEISFDAVLHDAPEDGNIHLAPLAFPTPIYGLAIEPERRGNEQRLWEILQKLAAEDPCLKIEHPVGTNETVVRGLGELHLRHMLERLADQYKLGVITRPPKIAYRETIGGKAEGHHRHKKQTGGAGQFGEVMLRVEPLPRGAGYEFVDAVKGGAIPGQFMPAVEKGILQVIENGPLAGFPMQDVRITVFDGKSHPVDSKEVAFVTAGRKAFIDAILKAQPILLEPIVNIEVMTPDTTMGDIIGDLSSRRAQVQGTRNLAGRAVVVAGKVPLSELADYQSRLNAIAGGHGNYSIELSHYDPVPPNQQDKLASQYKKQSDTA; this is encoded by the coding sequence ATGGATTACCCACCCGAAGCCATCCGTACCATCGCGCTGGTCGGCCACGCCGGTTGCGGCAAGACCTCGTTGATCGAGGCGCTGCTGAAAGAAGGCGGCGCGATCCATGCGGCAGGCAGCGTCGACCGAGGCTCGACCGTCTGCGACTTCGATCCGCTGGAGCGCAAATACCACCACTCGCTCTCCTCCGCGATCGCCCACCTGCATTACCAGAACACTCGCATCTACCTCGCCGACACGCCCGGCTACCCCGACTTCTCCGGCCTTTCCATCAGCGCCTTGCCTGCCGTCGAAACAGCCGCGATCGTCATCAACGCGCGCACTGGCATCGAAATGACCACGCGCCGCATGATGGCGTGGGCCGAGGCGCGCAAGCTGTGCCGGATCATCGTCGTGAACGGCATCGATGGCGACAAGGTCAATCTGCCCGGTCTGCTCGAAGAGATTCAGGAGACTTTCGGCAAGGACTGTCTGCCTATCAACCTGCCCGCGCAAGGCGCAACCGCCGTAGTCGACTGCTTCTTCAATCCGTCCGGCGAATCCGATCTGCTGACGGTCGAATCCGCGCATAACGCGCTCGTCGACCAGGTAATCGAGCTTGATGCAAAGCTGATGGAGCTGTATCTCGAACAGGGCGAAGCGGTCCAGCCGGAACAACTGCACGAACCGTTCGAGCGCGCGCTGCGCGAAGGGCATCTGGTGCCTGTGTGCTTCACGTCGTCGGCGACGGGCGCGGGCATCCGCGAACTGCTCGATGTGTTCGTGAAACTATTGCCCAATCCGCTCGAAGGCAATCCGCCCCTCTTCTATCGCGATGTCGATGGCCGGCGCGAGACGGTGCAGGCCGAGCCCGATCCCAACAAACATGTGCTCGCACATGTGTTCAAGATCGTGATCGACCCGTACATCGGCAAGATGGCCGTGTTCCGCATCCATCAGGGCACGGTGCGGCGCGACGGTCAGCTCTATATCGGCGACGCGCGCCAGCCGTTTCGCGTCGCGCATCTGATGCTGTTGCAGGGCAAGGACCACGAGGAGGTCGCGCAGGCGGGACCCGGCGATATCTGCGCGACGGCGAAGGTCGACGAGATTTCATTCGACGCCGTGCTGCACGACGCGCCTGAAGACGGCAACATCCATCTCGCGCCGCTCGCGTTCCCGACACCGATCTACGGCCTCGCCATCGAGCCGGAGCGGCGCGGCAACGAGCAGCGTCTGTGGGAAATCCTGCAAAAGCTCGCGGCGGAAGACCCTTGCCTGAAAATCGAACATCCCGTCGGGACCAACGAGACCGTCGTGCGCGGACTGGGCGAATTGCATCTGCGGCACATGCTGGAGCGGCTCGCCGATCAATACAAGCTCGGCGTCATCACGCGGCCGCCGAAGATCGCGTACCGCGAGACCATCGGCGGCAAGGCCGAAGGGCATCATCGCCACAAGAAGCAGACGGGCGGCGCAGGTCAGTTCGGCGAAGTGATGCTGCGCGTCGAGCCGTTGCCGCGCGGCGCGGGCTACGAATTCGTCGATGCCGTGAAGGGCGGCGCGATTCCGGGCCAGTTCATGCCAGCCGTCGAAAAGGGCATTTTGCAGGTGATCGAGAACGGCCCGCTTGCGGGCTTTCCGATGCAGGACGTGCGTATCACCGTGTTCGACGGCAAGAGCCATCCTGTCGACTCGAAGGAAGTCGCGTTCGTCACGGCGGGCCGCAAGGCGTTCATAGACGCAATACTCAAGGCGCAGCCGATCCTGCTCGAACCGATCGTGAACATCGAGGTGATGACGCCCGACACGACGATGGGCGACATCATCGGCGATCTGTCGTCGCGTCGCGCGCAGGTACAGGGCACGCGCAATCTGGCCGGCCGTGCTGTGGTCGTGGCGGGGAAAGTGCCGCTATCGGAACTGGCCGACTATCAGTCGCGCCTGAACGCGATCGCGGGCGGGCACGGCAACTACAGCATCGAATTGAGCCATTACGATCCTGTTCCGCCGAACCAGCAGGACAAGCTCGCGTCGCAGTACAAGAAGCAGTCCGATACGGCCTGA